From the Mammaliicoccus sciuri genome, the window ATTAAAGCTTTCATATCGAAATACATCGCTTTAATTGTATTTTTAGCTATTGCTGCATACATAGCTTTTGTATTTGTAGGAGAACATGATTATTGGATGGTTAGTAGTATGGACTATCGTATTTTATTATATATCACTTTTGCATTTTTAATTTTAATTAACTTTAGCACACAGTTTGATGAATTTATGTTTAGTTCTGTTGAATTGATTAGTAGATATTCATTTTTCGTTTATTTATTACATCCGATTATATTGGAATATATGTTCCAATATACAAGTATATTTGAAGAACAGACATTCATCTTTATTCCAATATCTTTACTGTTTATTGTGGGATGTTGTCTCGGGATTGGTATTTTATTAAGAGAATTTCAAATTTTTAAATTCGTAATGGGCAGACAACCTTACAACAAATAAATATTTAAATAAAAAAGCAAGTTATCTCACAAACGAGGTAACTTGCTTTTATTTATATTATGCTGTTTTGTATGATGATTTTTTAAATTGATATACGATGAAGCCGATGATAAATCCGACAACTGCTGGTAACACCCAGCCCATTCCAATCGTGAAGAATGGTAAGAATTTTTCGCCAAAAGTGATAACTGCATGTGCAAAACCTGTATTTGCGATGAATCCAGGACTTGCTTTAATGCCATCAACAAATGAAGCGATCAGTGTAAAATATGTCGTAAATTGATAAACAATTTTTGAATGATTAAAGAATGAACTGAATAATGTTAGCAAAATAATTGTAATCGCTAATGGATATAAAAACATTAATACTGGTGTAGAGTATTCAATAATTTTTGTTAAACCAACATTAGCAAATATACATGAAATAATACTTACAACTGTTGCAAACATTAAATAATTTTGTTTTGGAAATAGTTCTGTGAATGTTTCTGAAAAGGCTGTGATTAAGCCTATAGCAGTCTTTAAACAAGCTACGATAATGATAAGTGATAGTAATATGATGCCGTAATCACCTAAATAATATCGTGCGATTTGAGCTAAAGCTATGCCACCATTTTCACTCGCTTTGAAATGACCTAAACTCATCGTACCCATAAATGCTAATAAACTATAAATAATACCCATTAAAATAATGCTAATTGTACCAGATTTAAATGTTTCTTTCGCAATATGATTTGGGTTTGTAATACCTAACTTTTTAATAGTGGATACGATAATAATACCGAATGCCAGTGCAGCTAAAGCATCAAGCGTATTATAACCATCAATGAAACCTTTTAATAACGCGCTATTTTCATAATCAGGACTAATATTAGCATTTGATACTTGTCCAATTGGATTAATAAACGCTAATAAAATCAATAAGCCTAAAAGGACTAAAAATACAGGATTTAAAAATTTACCGATATATTCTAGAATTTTTGAAGGTTTTTTTGAGAAAAACCAAGCAACTAAGAAGAATAAAATACTAAATATCGATAAATATAATGTGACAGATGAATCTGAAATAAACGGTGTAAATGCAATTTCAAACGATGTCGTCGCAAGTCTAGGTAACGCATAAAGCGGTCCAATTACAAGATAAAGTAATATTGTGAAGATATAAGCGTATTTGCGATTCACACGTGTCGTTACTTCAAAAATACCATGCGTCTTAGAAATACCAATTGCGATAATACCTAAGAACGGTAAACCAATCGCAGTAATTAAGAAACCAATATTGGCCGTTAAAACATTCGATCCCGCCAATTGACCTAAATGAATAGGGAAAATTAAATTACCCGCTCCAAAAAATAAGCCAAAAAGTAAGGATCCAATATATATATTTTCTTTAAAAGTCAGTTTGTTTTTCATGATGATAAATTTCTCCTATTTTTTTAATCAACTTCACTATCTTAATGCGTATTGTAAGAAGATGTCAAATGGGTATTGGGGATAAACAAAGAAAGAGCCTAGAACAACGATGAATGCTGTTCTAGGCTCTTTTATGATTTTATTGTGGCGCTAACGTTCAAGACTCAAAAACAAGATCGTTAGAAATTCTAACGTCCAAGAAAGCGAAACAAGATCGTTAGCGCACCGAATCGTAGGTGAAATAGTGTAAATATGCTCTAAATGAGCTGTCTAACGCTCAAGACTCAAAAACAAGATCGTTAGAAATTCTAACGTCCAAGAAAGCGAAACAAGATCGTTAGCGCGCCGAATCGCAGGTGAAACGGTGTAAATATACTCTAAATGAGCTATCTAACGCTCAAGACTCAAAAACAAGATCGTTAGAAATTCTAACGCTCAAGAAAGTGAAACAAGATCGTTAGCGCACCGAATCGCAGGCGAAATAGAGTAAATATACTCTAAATGAGCTATCTAACGCTCAAGACTCAAAAACAAGATCGTTAGAAATTCTAACGTCCAAGAAAGAGAAACAAGATCGTTAGCGCGCCGAAATGTAGGTGGAATAACGTAAAAATACACTAAATGAGCTATCTAACGATCAAGAAACGAAAACAAGATCGTTAGCGCACCGAATCTCACCAAATTTCTAGTTATTTCTCATCTCATACAGCAATCCTTGTGCGGCTTCTAAGTTTGGTTTATCCATATTTTTAAGTGCTTCTGTTATAAGTTGAATTTCATTACCTTTTGCACCGATTTTAATTGCTAATGATTTATAGTGTAGGTTCATATGACCTTGCTGTATACCTTCTGATACGAGTGCACGACATGCTGAAAAGTTCTGTGCTAGTCCTACTGCTGCTACAATATGTGCTAATTCTTGAGCTGTTTTAACGCCTAGCAAGTCTAATGTAACTTTAGATATTGGTAAGAGGTCTATGCTTCCGCCTATAATGCCAAGTGTTAATGGTAATTCTATTGCACCAATTAAGAATTGGTTATCTCTATCATATTTCCAAGTTGTTAAACTTCTATATTGTCCGTCTTTACTTGCATAAGCATGCGCACCTGCTTCTACGCTTCTCGTATCATTACCTGAAGCTAATACAACTGAGCTAATACCATTCATAACACCTTTATTATGTGTGACTGCTCTATATGGATCGATGTGCGCTAATACAGATGCTCTTTCCATACGGTGTGCGACTTCTGCACCACCTACATCACCTTTATCCAAATCTGAAACGGCAATTTTACCTTCAATGCGAATCACAGATGTTATTGAATAGTTTGAAAGGATACTCATTAATACGTTTGTATCACTTAATTGCGTTTCTAAATAATGTGCAATACCTTCAAGAATGGTATTGATAATATTAGCACCCATTGCATCACGTGTATCGATATGAACTTTTAAAGAAAGCATGCCTTCTTCAGGGAATTCATTCGTTTCGATTTTGCGATAGCCGCCACCTCTTTTAAGAATAGAAGGGTATATTTGATCAGCTACTTGGTGAATATCTGATTCTAAATTTAGTATATCCTTAGATAGTTGAGCAGTATCTGTAACATTATCAAATACGATTTGCCCTAATTTAATATTGTCACTTTGAACAACTTTAAGACCACCAGATTTGTTGAAAAGTTTAGAACCGAAACTTGCTGCTGCGACTACTGAAGGCTCTTCAACCATCATAGGGACAGCGTACGCTTTATCTTCTACTATAATTTCAGGTAAGACACCTACTGGTAAGGTACCTTGACCAATGACATTCTCGATTAAATTCTCTAAAAGTTCTTTATCTATTTCTGAATTATTGAGTAATATTTGTTCAGATTCTTCTTTAATCCAACCATGCTCTTTTAATTGTTTAATTTTCTCAAGTCGTGATAAGTGTCTGAAATCTTTCGTTAAAGGTTTCATTAAAGTCCTACTCCTTTTTCTATCATTAATGCTATGCCTAAGCCACCACCGATACAAGCAGTCGCGATACCTGTTTGTTTATCTTCTTGTTTTAAGGCATGTGCTAACGTTGTAACTAATCTTGAACCTGTTGAGCCTAGTGGATGACCTAAAGCAATTGCGCCACCATAAATGTTAAATTTCTCATCTGGTATGTTCAAGTTCTTTTTAACAGGAATACTTTGTGCTGAGAATGCTTCTGTCATCTCAACTAAGTCGATATCTTGAATTGTCTTTCCAATCTTGTTTAATAGTGACTCTACAGCATAGAAAGGTGCATAACCCATGTATAATGGATCACAGCCGATCTCTGCGTGTTGTCCGACAGTTGCTAGGATTGTATAGCCATTCTTTTTCGCATATGATTCACTCATTAAAATTAAAGCAGAACCACCGTCACTTAAAGCTGAAGCGTTACCCGCAGTCACTGTACCATCTTCTTTGAAAATAGTTTTTAATGTTGCAAGGTCTTCCATTGTACTTTCTGGTCTAATTAATTCATCTGAAGTCATTGTTTCACCATTTGCATCTTCTAACGAAACGATTTCTTCGTTAAATTTACCAGCTTTAGTTGCTTTATCAGATTTTAAGTGTGAATTTAAAGCAAACGCATCTTGTTCTTCACGTGTAACTTCATATTTAGTTGCAATTGCTTCTGCAGTTAAGCCCATCGCCATATTATGAAAGACGTCTGTTAAACCATCATGCATGAAACTTTTAACAGGTGCGTCGCTTTTTTTTAGAATAAGGTCTGGTGTGTTCGTCATACTTTCAACGCCGCCAACAGCAACAACATTTGCTTCGCCAAGTTGAATAAGTTGTTTCCCTAAAATGATAGATTTAAGTCCTGATCCACAAACTTCGTTTACAGTCATACCAGGTGTTTCATATGGTAAACTAGCATTTACAGCAATTTGTCGAGCAGCATTTTGTCCCGTACCTGCTTGAACAACGTTACCGAAAATGACATTCTCGATATCTTTAGGATCTAGTTGAATTTTATTAATTGCAGATTTTAAAGCAGCAGTCCCTAATTCTACTGCAGAGTAGTTACTCAACCTTCCTCTGAATTTTCCTACAGGTGTTCTTTGAGCACTTACGATTACAACTTTATTCATATTTTATGTTCTCCTTAAAAATTTATTTATTAATAATTGTCAATACTTAATGTAGTTTGATATCATTCAATATATAAAATAACATATTGAGAGGAAATTATTATGGCAATAGGTATTGATAAATTAGATTTTTACATCCCAAGTTTTTATGTAAGTATGGAAGATTTGGCAAATGCTCGTGGAGTAGATCCAAATAAATTTAAAATTGGTATCGGACAAAATAAAATGGCCGTTAATCCAGTGAGCCAAGATATTATATCAATGGGTATTAACGCAGCTCAAGATATTTTATCTGAACAAGATAAAAAAGATATCGACATGGTGATCGTAGCGACTGAATCAAGCGTTGATCACTCTAAAGCAGCATCAATAGAAATTCATAACCAACTAAATATTCAACCATTTGCACGTTGTATTGAAATGAAAGAAGCATGTTACTCAGCTACAGCAGCTATCCAACTTGCTAAAGATTTCTTATCAAACAACCCAAACAAGAAAGTACTTGTAATCGCATCTGATATCGCACGTTACGGATTAAATTCAGGTGGCGAACCTACACAAGGTGCAGGAGCAGTGGCTTTATTATTAAGTCATAATCCTAGAATTTTAGAATTAAATGACGATAGCGTTGCATATACTAATAACGTATATGATTTCTGGAGACCAACATCTGAAAAATATCCTGTCGTGGATGGTGCTTTATCTAAGGATGCATACATTGAATCATTCAACACAGTTTGGAATGAATACGCTAAACGTACAGGTCATGAAGTAAATGATTTTGAATCATTCTGTTTCCACGTTCCATTTACAAAAATGGGCGAAAAAGCCTTCAAGACTATTTTAAACGAAAACTTAGAAGATTCAATTAAAAACAGATTAATGGATGCATATCAAGATTCTGTATTATGGAATAGAGACGTAGGAAATATTTATACAGGTTCATTGTATTTAAGTTTAATCTCTTTATTACAAAACCATACATTCCAAGCAGGACAAAAAGTGTGTCTATTTAGTTATGGTTCAGGCGCAGTAGGTGAAATATTTAGTGGTTCAATCGTAGAAGGTTATGATAAAGCGCTAGACAAAGAAAAACACCTAGACATGCTTACATCAAGAGAACAATTATCTGTAGAAGAATACGAAACATTCTTTAATAGATTTGATAACCAAGAATTTGACTTCGAACGTGAACTTAGACAAGACCCATATTCAAAAGTATACTTACACAGTATCGCAGATCACATTAGAACATATAAAACAGAAGAATAATGAATGAAGCCTAGGACGTCGCTCAAGACGTCCTAGGCTTTTCAAATTTTTAGGTGTATTTTTTAGTATGAGTTGTATTACTGAGAAGATGTGAGTTAAAGATGCAGTAAACACACGAGATCGCGAAAATTGAACTTTATAAGTATCAAAGCCTAGGACAAGAGGCTTTGTCGTCTTACGTTCGTTCACATAATCGATAATGTCTTGTTTCTTATGTATTGTAATTGTTTCACTAGCCATAACCATACCTTCCTAAAAATAATCTGCACACATTTTGTTGGCAATAAACAGACCATTAATGTGATAATACAGGTATGCTGATTCTACGGATGTTTGTTGTAAAAATATACCCTAAGAATCAAAAAATTAACAAAGTAAAAATAAAAAACGCAAGGAGAGGTAATATGTTAACAATATATGGACATAGAGGATTACCTAGTAAAGCTCCAGAAAATACAATAGCATCTTTTAAAGCAGCATCAGAAATAGAAGGCGTAAATTGGCTAGAATTAGATGTAGGTATTACAAAAGATGAACAATTAATCATCATTCACGATGACTATTTAGACCGTACAACAAGTATGTCCGGGGAAATAACAGCATTAAACTATGAAGAATTAAAAGAAGCATCAGCGGGATTATGGTATGGTGAGAAATTTAAAGATGAACACTTACCAACATTCGATGATGTCATAGAAATAGCGAATGAATATAACATGAACTTAAACGTAGAATTAAAAGGCGTCACTGGCCCAAATGGACTGGCGCTATCTAAAAGTATGGTAAAACAAGTTAAAGAAAAATTAGCAAACTTAAATCAAAATCAAGAAGTACTCATATCAAGCTTTAACGTCGTACTCGTTAAATTAGCAGAAGAAATCATGCCAGAATATAAAAGAGCAGTCATCTTCCACACAACATCATTCAAAGAAGACTGGAGAACATTGTTAGACTATTGCAATGCGAAGATAGTGAATACAGAAGATGCCAAACTCACAAAAGCAAAAGTAAGAATGGTCAAAGAAGCGGGTTATGAATTAAACGTTTGGACCGTAAACAAACCAGCACGCGCAAACCAATTAGCAAACTGGGGTGTTGATGGCATATTCACAGACAGCGCTGATAAAATGGTGCATTTGTCTGAGTAGGAGAGACTATTAAAAATATAATTTGTTAAGGGAGCGGGACAGAAATCTAATTTGCATAAAAAGATTTCGTAGTCCCGCCCCGGCAAGGATGACTAGAGTTGAAAAAAGCTTGTTAAAAGCGCATTTTCAATTCAGTCAGCTACTGCCAAGATGTTCAAATAGACTGAGACATTATATTATGTCCCAGTCTATTTCCTACGATTTGTCAACTACTACGTAGTAAAATGTATTTAAAATTGGCATCACTAAATAAGCCTTTATTATTTAATAATTTTTTCAATATGTTATGATTTATTTGAATAGATTATCAGTGTGGAGACAAGTGATAATCATATTCTTTATTATTTATAACTAGATAATGAATGGTTTTAAGTAGCTTGTTAACGCAAGCTATTGAAGCAGTCTTGTGGCCTTTGCCATTAGGCTGCTTTTTTAATTTGTAATAATAGTCGATAATATGATTTTTAAATAACCTTTGACCCAACAGGAAATTTTTAATGATTAAGTAAAATAATGATCTAGCATGTTTGTTTCCACGTTTGTTAATTTTATCTTTAAAATGCGTTTTACCAGACTGATATCTTTTTATATCAATGCCTACATATGCATTCAATTGTTTATGAGAATCAAAGGATTTGATGTCACCTAATTCGCCAATAATCATTATGGCTGTTAAATCACCAATGCCAGGAATAGATTTAATTATTTTAAATTCTTCGAATTCCTCAGCTAACACTAATAACCTTTGTTTTATAGAAGCATGCCGTTTCATTAGATTTAATAAATCTTCAATCACATAAATTAATTTATCTGTTAAAAATGAATCTTTAGAAACAGAAGGATAACTGACCATAGAGAACTCTACGAGTTTTTTTGCATATTGTGCTTTCTTTTTCTCTGATAGATTTTTTTCTGTACAACTATTAATTGTATTTTTTAGTTCTTCAATTTCATTAGAATCAACAAAGTCAGGATGTGGGAACTTACTAGCTACTTGTAAAGCCAATTTTGAATATCTATCCTTAAATAGGTTTTGTAATTCTGGAAAAGTCATATCTAGTAACTGAATCAATTGGTTTTTTAAGTAATTTTGTTGATTGTTAATTTCTTCATAGTATCTTGTCAGTTCTCTCAGTTTTACGTATTTTTCTTCCATTAAATTTCTAGAAGGTTTTTTATTTATATTTTTAGCTAAAACGGCAAGTTTATGTGCATCAGATTTATCTGTTTTCCAATTTCTTAAAGAATTAGTTAGTAATTTTGCCTCAAGAGGATTAATTACACAAAATGAAATGTTGTTAACTGTACAGAATTTCTCTAACACTTTTGAATATATACCAGTAGCTTCAAATAAAAAATATACTCCTGCGAAATCCTTTATATATTTGTTTAGTGACTCAAAACCATTATTATCGTGGGTAATTTCAAATTCTTTAACAAATTCATTGTTTGAATAATGTGCAATAAAACTCTTTCCTTTTCCAACATCTATACCAAAATATTCGATAAAAATCACTCCTAAGTTATTAAATTTAAGAAGCTTTAACTTCACTTAGCCTTACTTAGTTCATTTTCCTGTACACGATTTCAAGGGACCCAACATACTAAAATCGAATTCATAAGGAGAGTGAAGTTCTCCAGTTTTTGCTACGGGTTCTATGACCCTAGAGACCGATCGGAGTACTTCTCTCTTCTACTATTTCATATTCTTAAAATAAGTACCAACGGTATGAAAAAGAATATGAAAAAAGTAGCGAAGTTCATCTACCGTCGTAGATTACTTCGCTACTAATCTTAGTATGTTTTTGTTTGTAATATGTAAAAAACCATATTGATAATTTATTCCAAATGATAAAATAATTTCAAGAGTAGTAAATGAAAAACAATAATCGGGAGAAAAAGTATGAAGAAATTTTTTATTTTAGTTTGCTTATTATTGATTGTTTCTGGGTGTGGTAAATTAAACAATCATCAAGCAGATGAAGATGAACTAGGGGATAGGTAGTGACCCCCCAAAGTTAGAGTTTCCATTATGCTATTAATTGGCTGGATTGAGTTCGGTATTGTACTGGACTTCGTCCAGCCAATTTTAATTTCAAACGTTCATTGTTATACCAATAGATGTAATCCTCAATTCTTCTTTTTAATGTTTCATAGTTAACAAGTTCTTCTCCATGATACATTTCCTGCTTCATGATGCCAAAGAAATTCTCCATAGAAGCATTATCCGCACACGTCGCTTTACGTGACATACTTTGATAAATCCTTTGTTCCGATAATCTTCTAATCCATGCATTATGCTGATAATGCCAACCTTGATCAGAATGTATCGTCGTACGATATGGTGCTTCATGCTTAATGATTGTAACTGCTTTATCCAATGATTGAAGTACTAAGTCTAATGTTGGTCTTCTGGATATACCATAAGAAATGATTTCCCCATTGTATAAATCCATAATAGGGCTGAGATATAATTTTTGTTCTTCAGCACATTTAAATTCAGTGATATCTGTCACTAATTTTTGAAGTCGAATAGATGTATGGAATCTACGATTCAAGCGATTTTCAGCCACTTTACCAACTGTACCTTTGTATGATTGATAGCGTGATTTACGTGTGAATTTTTGACATTTTAATCCTAGTTCTCGCATAATTCGTTGTACTTTCTTATGGTTAATGAGATAACCTTGATTTCTCAAAGCTAAATATATACGACGATAGCCGTATTTACCGTTGTGTTTTTGAAAAAGTTCAATGATCTTTTTCTTCCAACCTTTATCTAAATCTTCCTTTTGTAATTGTTTGGCATGGTAATGATAGGTTGCTTCTGGTATACCAACCTTTACTAAGATATCTTTTAATTTGAATCCTTCTTCTTTGAGTTCGAATGCCACTGCTGCTTGTGCTTTTCTAGAAAGGCACTCGGATTCTCTCGAAAAGCGTTCAACTTTTTTAAATAAGCATTCTCTAATCGAAGATTTTCATTTTCTAGCTCTAACTCTTTTTCTCGTGATAGGTTTTGATTAGATTTCTTCTGTTTCTTCTTTTTCATGGGAGGTCGTCCTTTCGGCTTTTCGAGTCCTTCCACACCTTCTTTGTCATATATCTTTTTCCATCGCACAATAATAGATGGGGTATTTAGGCCAAATTTAATCGCTGTATCTTGGAAGGAATCGCCTGTTCTTTTCATATAGTTTAATACATTTATTTTGAATGTAACAGAATAAACTGTCTTTTTCTGTTTCTTTTTAATGCCATCTACACCGAATGATTGAAAGGCTTTTACCCATGTTCGTATAATAATTTTATCAGGTATATTATATTTTTTAGCTAATTTTCGATAACCATAATGGCCATCTAGATAATCTCTTACAACTTTCAACTTAAATTCATCACTATATTTTGTCATATTAAAACACCCCCTAAAGTTAGTTTTTTTACTCTAACTTTAGGGGTGCAGTACCATATTGTGGTTGGTGGCGTTTTGTCAGAAATGATTGAACATCCAGATGATTTTGAAGCATACGAATCGAAAAATCAGAAGTATATGAAATATGCTAAACAAAAAGTTCCGTATGTTTCGGATTTTATATTAATGCCAACTACGATTGTTGTGAACAAAGACTTAATAGGAAATATTAAAGTTAGGGGTTATAAAGACTTATGTGCTGATGAATTGAAAGGTAAAGTGGTTTATTCTAATCCTCTAGAAACAACGACGGGATACCAACATATGAAAGCTATTGAAAGTATTAATCACAATGTTGATGACGTAAAAGATTTTATGGCTTCTGCAAATAAAGTTGATAAATCTTCTAAAGTTATACAAGAAGTTGCGAAAGGTAAATATTATGCTGGTTTAAGTTATGAATCGGATGCTAAAGCTTATATTAACAAAGGTTATCCTCTGAAAATGATTTATCCAAGTGAAGGTACAATGTTGAATCATGACGGCATCGCGCTTGTAAAAAAAGAAAATATTAATCCGAAAAGTAAAAAACTGATTAATTACTTAACAAGTAAAAAGGTTCAACAAAAAATAGCAGATGAGTATAAAATTCAGTCCGGTAGAAAAGATGTTTTTAATCAAAATAAGCAAGTTGCAGCAAAGTTCAGGGAAATTCCTGTTATTAAGGATGACGATATTAGTGATCTAACTAGAAAGCAATTTTTGGAGTTGATTCAATGATACCAACTAAACCTTATCAACGTATGATTAGAAAATCTTTATTTATCACTACAATACTACCGGCATTTTTAATTATATTAATAGGATTTGCAACATTTTTAGGCGTATACAGAATGATTGAAATAAATAGTTTGAAGCATAATATAGTTGAAAGTAAAGATATTGTCACGTCATTAAATCAAAAAGTTACAAAAGCAATTAATAATGATAAACACAAATTTGAATCTTTAAATACTAAGAATGGTCATGATAAAACAGAAATACGTCGTCTCATTAATGACTCTATTCACATAAAAGATGCTTCTATGATTTATATATTAGAAAATCATGATATAAAAATGACAAATAATTATGAAGATAAAAATTTATCGAATTTACTTCGCATAAAGAGTCAAAATATAAAGTTTAACAATGGTTATTATAAACTTTCGATATACATAGAAGAACAACCTTATTTGAATCAATTGCACTATAAAAATAATCAACATTTATTATTAGTAGATAGTTATGATAATGTCTTGTATTCAAATTATGAAAAGATCCTGTCAAACTATAAAGTTACATTACCTAAATTTGGCTATGTTTATAAAAGTGAATATATACCTGAGTTAAATGCACATATTGTTTTATTAAAAGATATACATGAAATATTGAATGACGGTTTTAAATTACTATCAATTATGTTGTTAACATTCGTCATTTTAACTATTTTTGGTTACATTTCTTCTAGTAAAATTTCTCAAGTTCAAACACGAGATATAGAATCAATTATTAAGCGAATTAAATACGCAAAAGAAAGAAAGCTCGGAACATATGAACCATTGTCTCGTACAAGTGAATTAGAAGAAATTAA encodes:
- the brnQ gene encoding branched-chain amino acid transport system II carrier protein — its product is MMKNKLTFKENIYIGSLLFGLFFGAGNLIFPIHLGQLAGSNVLTANIGFLITAIGLPFLGIIAIGISKTHGIFEVTTRVNRKYAYIFTILLYLVIGPLYALPRLATTSFEIAFTPFISDSSVTLYLSIFSILFFLVAWFFSKKPSKILEYIGKFLNPVFLVLLGLLILLAFINPIGQVSNANISPDYENSALLKGFIDGYNTLDALAALAFGIIIVSTIKKLGITNPNHIAKETFKSGTISIILMGIIYSLLAFMGTMSLGHFKASENGGIALAQIARYYLGDYGIILLSLIIIVACLKTAIGLITAFSETFTELFPKQNYLMFATVVSIISCIFANVGLTKIIEYSTPVLMFLYPLAITIILLTLFSSFFNHSKIVYQFTTYFTLIASFVDGIKASPGFIANTGFAHAVITFGEKFLPFFTIGMGWVLPAVVGFIIGFIVYQFKKSSYKTA
- a CDS encoding hydroxymethylglutaryl-CoA reductase, degradative, whose amino-acid sequence is MKPLTKDFRHLSRLEKIKQLKEHGWIKEESEQILLNNSEIDKELLENLIENVIGQGTLPVGVLPEIIVEDKAYAVPMMVEEPSVVAAASFGSKLFNKSGGLKVVQSDNIKLGQIVFDNVTDTAQLSKDILNLESDIHQVADQIYPSILKRGGGYRKIETNEFPEEGMLSLKVHIDTRDAMGANIINTILEGIAHYLETQLSDTNVLMSILSNYSITSVIRIEGKIAVSDLDKGDVGGAEVAHRMERASVLAHIDPYRAVTHNKGVMNGISSVVLASGNDTRSVEAGAHAYASKDGQYRSLTTWKYDRDNQFLIGAIELPLTLGIIGGSIDLLPISKVTLDLLGVKTAQELAHIVAAVGLAQNFSACRALVSEGIQQGHMNLHYKSLAIKIGAKGNEIQLITEALKNMDKPNLEAAQGLLYEMRNN
- a CDS encoding thiolase family protein; the encoded protein is MNKVVIVSAQRTPVGKFRGRLSNYSAVELGTAALKSAINKIQLDPKDIENVIFGNVVQAGTGQNAARQIAVNASLPYETPGMTVNEVCGSGLKSIILGKQLIQLGEANVVAVGGVESMTNTPDLILKKSDAPVKSFMHDGLTDVFHNMAMGLTAEAIATKYEVTREEQDAFALNSHLKSDKATKAGKFNEEIVSLEDANGETMTSDELIRPESTMEDLATLKTIFKEDGTVTAGNASALSDGGSALILMSESYAKKNGYTILATVGQHAEIGCDPLYMGYAPFYAVESLLNKIGKTIQDIDLVEMTEAFSAQSIPVKKNLNIPDEKFNIYGGAIALGHPLGSTGSRLVTTLAHALKQEDKQTGIATACIGGGLGIALMIEKGVGL
- a CDS encoding hydroxymethylglutaryl-CoA synthase translates to MAIGIDKLDFYIPSFYVSMEDLANARGVDPNKFKIGIGQNKMAVNPVSQDIISMGINAAQDILSEQDKKDIDMVIVATESSVDHSKAASIEIHNQLNIQPFARCIEMKEACYSATAAIQLAKDFLSNNPNKKVLVIASDIARYGLNSGGEPTQGAGAVALLLSHNPRILELNDDSVAYTNNVYDFWRPTSEKYPVVDGALSKDAYIESFNTVWNEYAKRTGHEVNDFESFCFHVPFTKMGEKAFKTILNENLEDSIKNRLMDAYQDSVLWNRDVGNIYTGSLYLSLISLLQNHTFQAGQKVCLFSYGSGAVGEIFSGSIVEGYDKALDKEKHLDMLTSREQLSVEEYETFFNRFDNQEFDFERELRQDPYSKVYLHSIADHIRTYKTEE
- a CDS encoding glycerophosphoryl diester phosphodiesterase yields the protein MLTIYGHRGLPSKAPENTIASFKAASEIEGVNWLELDVGITKDEQLIIIHDDYLDRTTSMSGEITALNYEELKEASAGLWYGEKFKDEHLPTFDDVIEIANEYNMNLNVELKGVTGPNGLALSKSMVKQVKEKLANLNQNQEVLISSFNVVLVKLAEEIMPEYKRAVIFHTTSFKEDWRTLLDYCNAKIVNTEDAKLTKAKVRMVKEAGYELNVWTVNKPARANQLANWGVDGIFTDSADKMVHLSE
- a CDS encoding IS110 family RNA-guided transposase; the protein is MKLKLLKFNNLGVIFIEYFGIDVGKGKSFIAHYSNNEFVKEFEITHDNNGFESLNKYIKDFAGVYFLFEATGIYSKVLEKFCTVNNISFCVINPLEAKLLTNSLRNWKTDKSDAHKLAVLAKNINKKPSRNLMEEKYVKLRELTRYYEEINNQQNYLKNQLIQLLDMTFPELQNLFKDRYSKLALQVASKFPHPDFVDSNEIEELKNTINSCTEKNLSEKKKAQYAKKLVEFSMVSYPSVSKDSFLTDKLIYVIEDLLNLMKRHASIKQRLLVLAEEFEEFKIIKSIPGIGDLTAIMIIGELGDIKSFDSHKQLNAYVGIDIKRYQSGKTHFKDKINKRGNKHARSLFYLIIKNFLLGQRLFKNHIIDYYYKLKKQPNGKGHKTASIACVNKLLKTIHYLVINNKEYDYHLSPH
- a CDS encoding IS3 family transposase translates to MAFELKEEGFKLKDILVKVGIPEATYHYHAKQLQKEDLDKGWKKKIIELFQKHNGKYGYRRIYLALRNQGYLINHKKVQRIMRELGLKCQKFTRKSRYQSYKGTVGKVAENRLNRRFHTSIRLQKLVTDITEFKCAEEQKLYLSPIMDLYNGEIISYGISRRPTLDLVLQSLDKAVTIIKHEAPYRTTIHSDQGWHYQHNAWIRRLSEQRIYQSMSRKATCADNASMENFFGIMKQEMYHGEELVNYETLKRRIEDYIYWYNNERLKLKLAGRSPVQYRTQSSQLIA
- a CDS encoding helix-turn-helix domain-containing protein, translated to MTKYSDEFKLKVVRDYLDGHYGYRKLAKKYNIPDKIIIRTWVKAFQSFGVDGIKKKQKKTVYSVTFKINVLNYMKRTGDSFQDTAIKFGLNTPSIIVRWKKIYDKEGVEGLEKPKGRPPMKKKKQKKSNQNLSREKELELENENLRLENAYLKKLNAFRENPSAFLEKHKQQWHSNSKKKDSN
- a CDS encoding extracellular solute-binding protein; amino-acid sequence: MVGGVLSEMIEHPDDFEAYESKNQKYMKYAKQKVPYVSDFILMPTTIVVNKDLIGNIKVRGYKDLCADELKGKVVYSNPLETTTGYQHMKAIESINHNVDDVKDFMASANKVDKSSKVIQEVAKGKYYAGLSYESDAKAYINKGYPLKMIYPSEGTMLNHDGIALVKKENINPKSKKLINYLTSKKVQQKIADEYKIQSGRKDVFNQNKQVAAKFREIPVIKDDDISDLTRKQFLELIQ